In the Dendrosporobacter quercicolus genome, GACGGTCCTACTCATCACGGGGTTTTTGATTTCAGTTATCTGCGGCATATCCCGAATCTGGTACTAATGGCTCCCAAAGATGAAAATGAGCTGCGGCATATGCTGCATACGGCGCTGGAGTTAAACTGCCCGGCAGTCATCCGCTATCCCCGGGGCAGTGGTCTGGGCGTACCGCTTGATGAAGAATTAACTGTCTTTCACCCCGGGCAGGCTGAGCAGCTTCAGCACGGCAGGGACCTGGTGTTTCTGGCGGTGGGACCGATGGTTGAACAATGCCGGGCGGCCGCTGGAATTTTAGCAGCAACCGGTATTCAGGCCGGAGTTGTCAATGCCCGCTTTATTAAACCGCTGGATGAACGGCTGTTTAGTTCACTGGCGCGCGAGACGGGAGTATTCGTTACTGTTGAAGACAATGTGCTGGCCGGCGGTTTTGGTTCAGCCGTTTTGGAATACCTAAATTTGCAAAACTGCCATTGGCTGAAATTACTAAGACTGGGCCTGCCGGATCAGTTTATCGAGCATGGCGCCAGGGAACAGCTGCTTAGCCGGTATGGACTGGATGGCGACGGGATCGCCAGGCAGTCACTGCTGTTTTTAAAGCAGTGCGGGGTGCGGTGATAGAGTGAAAAAAGAACGTTTAGATGTGATGCTTGTTGAACAGAACCTGGCAAGCAGCCGGGAACGGGCCAAAGCCTGCATTATGGCCGGGCTGGTATTTGTCAATGGTCAGAGAATTGATAAAGCAGGCGCGCTGGTGCCTGCGGGCGCCAGTATAACGGTAACCGGCGACAGTATCGGGTATGTCAGCCGGGGCGGGTTAAAGCTAGCCAAGGCGCTGGACTGTTTTGAACTGGAGCTTAGGGATAAAGTGGTGGCCGATATCGGGGCTTCTACCGGCGGCTTTACAGACTGCGCTCTGCAAAACGGGGCTTTGCGGGTTTATGCTGTGGATGTGGGTTACGGCCAGTTGGCCTGGTCTCTGCGTACCGACAGCCGGGTAATTAATATGGAACGGACCAACATCCGGAATGTTACCCCGGCTGATATCGGCGAGAGCATTGATTTTGCCTGTATTGATGTGGCCTTTATTTCTTTGGCTAAGGTTTTGCCGGCAGTAAAAGGTTTACTGGCGCCGCAGGGCGGGATTGTGGCGCTCATTAAACCGCAATTCGAGGCCGGGCGGGATAAGGTAGGCAAAAAAGGCGTTGTGAAAGATCCGCTGGTGCATCAGGAAGTGATTGCAAATGTCCTGGCAAGCAGCCGCGCGCTGGGCCTCCTTCCCAGTAAGCTTAGTTATTCCCCGGTCAAAGGGCCTGAAGGCAATATTGAATATCTGGCATATTTAGTCAATGTAACCGATGCAATTGTAACAGATGAAATAGATGAGCGAATGATTGAACATGTTGTCAATGAAGCTCATACCAGCTTGTAATGCCTGAGCGTTGTACTGAACAGGGCGTAAAATCGGGCGGATATGGAGGATAAGGCCGTGCTGACAATTGGGCTATTTCCCAATACCTGTAAACCCAATATTCGGGTTGTTTTAACTGAGCTAGTCAATTATTGCCAAACCAAGCAAGTGAGAATTTTACTGCCTGAAGAGTCAGCCGTTAGTATGGGTTATGCCCAGTTTGCCGCTCCGGCGGATGTGTTGAACAGTACGATTGATGTTGCCGTTACTTTAGGCGGAGATGGAACGCTGCTGAGCGTTACCCGTAAGCTTGCGGCGCAAGGTGTGCCGGTTTGCGGAATTAATCTGGGGCGGCTGGGGTTTCTGGCTGAGGTGGAAGTGCCGGAGCTAACGGCAATGGTTGATCAACTGCTTTGCGGTGAATATACGGTGCAAGAACGCCTGATGCTGGAAGCCTTTGTAATGAGGCAAGGCAGCTTATTGAAAGTTTCCCCGGCGTTAAACGATATTGTGATTACCAAAGGTATATTTTCGCGCATGCTGCGTCTTGAACTATATATTCAGGATACCTTTACCGCCAATTATCAGGCCGACGGGTTGATTTTCGCCACAGCAACCGGATCGACGGCTTATTCGCTGTCAGCCGGAGGGCCGATCATCAACCCAAGCTTACAGGTTGTTCTGGTCACGCCGATTTGTCCGCACACGCTTAGTTCCAGATCATTGATTATTTCCGGTGAGGAAGAGGTCAGGGTGAATACCCAGACCTCAAATAACGATGTCGTATTGACGGTTGACGGGCAAATCGCGCAGCAGCTTAAGCCCGGGGATGAGATCATCATTAAACGGGCGCCGTTTAATGCAA is a window encoding:
- a CDS encoding TlyA family RNA methyltransferase; the protein is MKKERLDVMLVEQNLASSRERAKACIMAGLVFVNGQRIDKAGALVPAGASITVTGDSIGYVSRGGLKLAKALDCFELELRDKVVADIGASTGGFTDCALQNGALRVYAVDVGYGQLAWSLRTDSRVINMERTNIRNVTPADIGESIDFACIDVAFISLAKVLPAVKGLLAPQGGIVALIKPQFEAGRDKVGKKGVVKDPLVHQEVIANVLASSRALGLLPSKLSYSPVKGPEGNIEYLAYLVNVTDAIVTDEIDERMIEHVVNEAHTSL
- a CDS encoding NAD(+)/NADH kinase; the protein is MLTIGLFPNTCKPNIRVVLTELVNYCQTKQVRILLPEESAVSMGYAQFAAPADVLNSTIDVAVTLGGDGTLLSVTRKLAAQGVPVCGINLGRLGFLAEVEVPELTAMVDQLLCGEYTVQERLMLEAFVMRQGSLLKVSPALNDIVITKGIFSRMLRLELYIQDTFTANYQADGLIFATATGSTAYSLSAGGPIINPSLQVVLVTPICPHTLSSRSLIISGEEEVRVNTQTSNNDVVLTVDGQIAQQLKPGDEIIIKRAPFNAKFIKLAGKSYYETLRTKLWRGD